A single region of the Solwaraspora sp. WMMD791 genome encodes:
- a CDS encoding protein phosphatase 2C domain-containing protein, translating to MTLKLRSAAVTDRGLIRSGNQDSVHAGNWLVAVADGMGGMAAGDLASKIAIEAIAQLDVATADDELVSRLQSAVEAASAQIRAAVEADPAREGMGTTLTALLFAGSGTAIGLAHVGDSRAYLLRGGVLEQVTRDDTFVQMLVDEGVITAEQAASHPRRAVVTQALQGDNVNPAYQVFEPQTGDRWLLCSDGLSNVVRAESIAEVLATYADPQAGAQRLVDLAIRAGGPDNITVVIGDITEVTD from the coding sequence ATGACCCTGAAGCTGCGTTCCGCGGCGGTGACCGACCGCGGCCTCATCCGGAGCGGGAACCAGGATTCGGTCCATGCCGGAAACTGGTTGGTCGCTGTCGCCGACGGGATGGGCGGGATGGCCGCCGGGGATCTGGCGAGCAAGATCGCGATCGAGGCGATCGCCCAGCTCGACGTCGCGACGGCCGACGACGAGCTGGTGTCCCGCCTGCAGAGTGCGGTCGAGGCCGCCAGCGCTCAGATCCGGGCGGCCGTCGAGGCCGATCCGGCCCGGGAGGGGATGGGTACGACCCTCACCGCGCTGCTGTTCGCCGGCTCCGGCACCGCGATCGGGCTGGCCCATGTCGGCGACTCCCGGGCCTATCTGTTGCGGGGCGGGGTGCTGGAGCAGGTGACCCGGGACGACACCTTCGTGCAGATGCTGGTCGACGAGGGTGTGATCACCGCGGAGCAGGCGGCCAGCCATCCTCGGCGGGCGGTGGTGACCCAGGCGCTGCAGGGCGACAACGTCAACCCGGCGTACCAGGTCTTCGAGCCGCAGACCGGCGACCGGTGGCTGCTCTGCAGCGACGGTCTGTCGAACGTCGTGCGCGCGGAGAGCATCGCCGAGGTGCTGGCCACCTACGCCGACCCGCAGGCGGGCGCGCAGCGGCTGGTGGACCTGGCGATCAGGGCCGGTGGGCCGGACAACATCACCGTGGTGATCGGCGACATCACCGAGGTCACCGACTGA
- a CDS encoding glycoside hydrolase family 9 protein — protein MTRPRRRRAVALLAATSASVLALTALTVASAHAEEREHIVNGSFDDGTTGWWATDNVTLAATDGRLCATVPAGTANPWDASIGHNDIPLIDGAAYRLTFTATTDVPATVRANVQLNAAPYTTVLSRQLDLGPTAETVQAEFTANLDSPDGTFTFQLGGGTADYTLCLDDVSLISDDSAQPPPGGPEQITNGDFSDGTTGWISYGTASPQVLDGRLCANVPAGLANPWDAGILQEGLPLIAGEEYAIAFEVSAEPAATVRTVVQLGADPYTGYFNRDLTLTGDPQRVEQTFVATEDTTRAQLAFQLGGNASAYTFCLDDVSLRGGEEEPPYEPDTGPRVRVNQVGYLPGGPKNATIVTDAETPLDWALHTADGSVAASGTSTPRGLDAASGEQVHTVDFSAYRGTGTGFTLVADGETSYPFAISGDIYQQLRSDALQFFYIQRSGIAIDGDLVGDEYARPAGHLGVAPNQGDTDVPCQPGVCDYRLDVRGGWYDAGDHGKYVVNGGIATYQLLSAFERTKTAPSADGGAALADGTLRVPERDNGVPDILDEARWELEFLMRMQVPAGRPLAGMAHHKMHDRNWTGLPMQPEDDPELRELHPPSTAATLNLAAVTAQCARLYAPYDAAFAGQCLTAAKTAYAAAKANPNRIADPNDGNGGGSYSDGDVSDEFYWAAAELYLTTGEQGYLADVTASRHHTANVFDPNGFGWGSTAALGRLDLATVPNGLAPQERERIRASVTDAADTYLATLADQAYGLPLPGNRGSYFWGGNSNIINNAVVLATAYDMTGDVAYRDGAVQAMDYIFGRNALNHSYVTGWGTVYPRNQHSRIFANQLDPDLPIPPAGSIAGGANAGLDDPFARDLLAGCAPMFCYVDDIESYATNEVAINWNSALSWIASFLGDQGDAADAPAPLACRAEYVNYGTWAGGGGFTAQVNITNIGTTAIDGWTARFAFTGDQRLREAWLAGVTQSGATVTARNETYNGRIGPGATVMFGLNATTGGGANPAPELITVNGVACS, from the coding sequence GTGACCCGACCCAGACGACGCCGCGCGGTCGCACTTCTCGCCGCCACCAGCGCCAGTGTCCTCGCGCTGACGGCCCTCACCGTGGCCTCGGCCCACGCCGAGGAACGCGAACACATCGTCAACGGCAGCTTCGACGACGGCACCACCGGCTGGTGGGCCACCGACAACGTGACCCTCGCCGCCACCGACGGACGGCTGTGCGCCACCGTCCCCGCCGGCACCGCCAACCCGTGGGACGCCAGCATCGGGCACAACGACATCCCGCTCATCGACGGTGCGGCGTACCGCCTGACCTTCACCGCCACCACCGACGTGCCGGCCACCGTCCGGGCGAACGTCCAGCTCAACGCCGCCCCCTACACCACCGTGCTGAGCCGCCAGCTCGACCTCGGCCCGACCGCCGAGACGGTGCAGGCCGAGTTCACCGCCAACCTCGACTCCCCCGACGGCACCTTCACCTTCCAACTCGGCGGCGGCACCGCCGACTACACCCTCTGCCTCGACGACGTCTCGCTGATCAGCGACGACAGCGCGCAACCACCGCCGGGCGGGCCGGAACAGATCACCAACGGCGACTTCAGCGACGGCACCACCGGCTGGATCAGCTACGGCACCGCCAGCCCCCAGGTGCTCGACGGGCGGCTCTGCGCGAACGTTCCCGCCGGTCTGGCCAACCCGTGGGACGCCGGCATCCTGCAGGAGGGCCTGCCGCTGATCGCCGGCGAGGAGTACGCGATCGCCTTCGAGGTCAGCGCCGAACCCGCCGCGACCGTCCGCACCGTCGTGCAGCTTGGTGCCGACCCGTACACCGGCTACTTCAACCGCGACCTGACGCTGACCGGCGACCCGCAGCGCGTCGAGCAGACCTTCGTCGCCACCGAGGACACCACCCGCGCCCAACTCGCCTTCCAGCTCGGCGGCAACGCCTCGGCGTACACATTCTGCCTGGACGACGTGTCGCTGCGCGGCGGCGAGGAGGAGCCGCCGTACGAGCCGGACACCGGCCCCCGGGTCCGGGTGAACCAGGTCGGCTACCTGCCTGGTGGACCCAAGAACGCGACCATCGTCACCGATGCCGAGACGCCGCTGGACTGGGCCCTGCACACCGCCGACGGCAGCGTGGCCGCCAGCGGCACCAGCACCCCGCGCGGGCTCGACGCCGCCTCCGGCGAGCAGGTGCACACCGTCGACTTCTCCGCGTACCGGGGTACCGGCACCGGGTTCACCCTGGTCGCCGACGGCGAGACCAGCTACCCGTTCGCCATCTCCGGCGACATCTACCAGCAGCTGCGCTCCGACGCGCTGCAGTTCTTCTACATCCAGCGCAGCGGCATCGCCATCGACGGCGACCTGGTCGGCGACGAGTACGCCCGCCCGGCAGGGCACCTCGGTGTCGCGCCCAACCAGGGTGACACGGACGTGCCCTGCCAGCCGGGGGTCTGTGACTACCGACTCGACGTACGCGGGGGCTGGTACGACGCCGGCGACCACGGCAAGTACGTCGTCAACGGCGGGATCGCCACCTACCAGCTGCTGAGCGCCTTCGAACGGACCAAGACCGCGCCCAGCGCCGACGGCGGCGCCGCCCTGGCCGACGGCACCCTGCGGGTACCCGAGCGCGACAACGGCGTACCGGACATCCTCGACGAGGCCCGCTGGGAGCTGGAGTTCCTGATGCGGATGCAGGTGCCGGCCGGCAGGCCACTGGCCGGGATGGCCCACCACAAGATGCACGACCGGAACTGGACCGGCCTGCCGATGCAGCCCGAGGACGATCCTGAGCTGCGTGAACTGCACCCACCGTCGACCGCGGCCACGCTCAACCTGGCGGCGGTCACCGCCCAGTGCGCCCGGCTGTACGCCCCGTACGACGCCGCCTTCGCCGGCCAGTGCCTGACCGCGGCGAAGACCGCGTACGCGGCCGCCAAGGCCAACCCGAACCGGATCGCCGACCCCAACGACGGCAACGGTGGTGGCTCCTACAGCGACGGCGACGTCAGCGACGAGTTCTACTGGGCCGCCGCCGAGCTGTACCTGACCACCGGGGAGCAGGGGTACCTGGCCGACGTGACGGCGTCTCGGCACCACACCGCGAACGTCTTCGACCCCAACGGCTTCGGCTGGGGCAGCACCGCCGCGCTGGGCCGGCTCGACCTGGCCACCGTGCCCAACGGCCTGGCCCCGCAGGAGCGGGAACGGATCCGGGCGTCGGTGACCGATGCCGCCGACACCTACCTGGCCACCTTGGCGGACCAGGCGTACGGGCTGCCGTTGCCGGGCAACCGCGGCTCCTACTTCTGGGGCGGCAACAGCAACATCATCAACAACGCCGTCGTGCTGGCGACGGCGTACGACATGACCGGTGACGTCGCCTACCGCGACGGCGCGGTGCAGGCGATGGACTACATCTTCGGCCGCAACGCGCTGAACCACTCGTACGTCACCGGGTGGGGCACGGTCTACCCGCGCAACCAGCACAGCCGCATCTTCGCCAACCAGCTCGACCCGGACCTGCCGATCCCGCCAGCCGGATCGATCGCCGGCGGCGCCAACGCCGGCCTGGACGACCCGTTCGCCCGGGACCTGCTGGCCGGCTGCGCGCCGATGTTCTGCTACGTCGACGACATCGAGTCCTACGCGACGAACGAGGTGGCGATCAACTGGAACTCGGCGTTGAGCTGGATCGCGTCCTTCCTCGGCGACCAGGGTGACGCCGCCGATGCTCCCGCCCCACTGGCCTGCCGGGCCGAGTACGTCAACTACGGCACCTGGGCCGGCGGCGGCGGCTTCACCGCCCAGGTCAACATCACCAACATCGGCACCACCGCGATCGACGGCTGGACCGCCCGGTTCGCCTTCACCGGCGACCAGCGGCTGCGCGAGGCCTGGCTGGCCGGGGTGACCCAGTCCGGTGCGACCGTGACGGCACGCAACGAGACCTACAACGGCCGGATCGGTCCGGGCGCCACGGTGATGTTCGGGCTCAACGCCACCACCGGTGGTGGCGCCAATCCGGCGCCGGAGCTGATCACCGTCAACGGGGTGGCCTGCTCCTGA
- a CDS encoding MarR family transcriptional regulator: MEDRRDTQRLAAWRAYIESSQRLLTLLGDELREHCGLSLADYHVLLLLSEAPERRLRMGELASRLIFSPSRLTYQVATMQRRGLVERQSCPQDRRGSHAVLTAEGLSQLRTAAPVHLAAVRRVFLDHLDDSDIAQLGRVFGALDARLGGRSAGAGGPGCGAEATPTVSTDPARKRT, translated from the coding sequence ATGGAAGACCGGCGCGACACGCAGCGGCTCGCCGCCTGGCGGGCCTACATCGAGTCAAGCCAGCGGCTGCTCACCCTGCTCGGCGACGAGTTGCGCGAGCACTGCGGGCTCAGCCTGGCCGACTACCACGTCCTGCTGCTGCTCTCCGAGGCCCCCGAGCGTCGCCTGCGGATGGGCGAACTGGCCAGCCGGCTGATCTTCTCCCCGAGCCGGTTGACCTACCAGGTCGCCACCATGCAACGGCGGGGCCTGGTCGAGCGGCAGAGCTGCCCGCAGGACCGACGCGGCAGCCACGCGGTGCTCACCGCCGAGGGCCTGAGCCAGCTGCGTACGGCCGCTCCGGTGCACCTCGCCGCCGTCCGCCGGGTTTTCCTCGACCACCTCGACGACTCCGACATCGCCCAGCTGGGCCGGGTGTTCGGCGCGCTCGACGCCCGCCTCGGCGGGCGTTCGGCCGGCGCCGGGGGACCCGGTTGCGGCGCCGAGGCGACACCCACCGTCAGCACCGATCCAGCCCGAAAGAGGACCTGA
- a CDS encoding SigB/SigF/SigG family RNA polymerase sigma factor, translating into MSSTTLGQRANAPADSATELLNAMAALPAGHPSREALRDRAIEAWLPLAQHLAQRYSGRGEPTDDLAQTAAVGLIKAIDKFDPSRGVDFAGYAIPTIIGELKRHFRDRTWDIRVPRRLQELRLSISEANSTLLQTLGRSPTVADIAAHLRITEEEVLEGLEGARAYNAVSLSTPTGDGERATELADMLGAEDREYELAELRVALGPALATLDEREQRILTLRFYGNLTQSQIADQIGVSQMHVSRLLARALTKLRGQLQSTY; encoded by the coding sequence ATGTCGAGCACCACCCTCGGCCAGCGGGCGAACGCCCCCGCCGACAGCGCCACCGAGTTGCTCAACGCGATGGCCGCCCTGCCGGCGGGTCACCCGTCCCGGGAGGCGCTGCGCGACCGCGCGATCGAGGCGTGGCTGCCCCTGGCCCAGCACCTCGCCCAGCGCTACAGCGGGCGAGGCGAGCCGACCGACGACCTGGCCCAGACCGCGGCGGTCGGCCTGATCAAGGCCATCGACAAGTTCGACCCGAGCCGGGGTGTCGACTTCGCCGGGTACGCCATCCCGACGATCATCGGCGAGCTCAAGCGACACTTCCGCGACCGCACCTGGGACATCCGGGTGCCCCGTCGGCTGCAGGAGCTGCGGCTGAGTATCTCCGAGGCGAACAGCACCCTGCTGCAGACGCTGGGCCGCTCGCCGACGGTCGCCGACATCGCCGCGCACCTGCGGATCACCGAGGAGGAGGTCCTCGAGGGGCTGGAGGGTGCCCGCGCGTACAACGCGGTGTCGTTGTCCACGCCGACCGGCGACGGCGAGCGGGCCACCGAGCTGGCCGACATGCTCGGTGCCGAGGACCGCGAGTACGAGCTCGCCGAGCTGCGGGTCGCGCTCGGCCCGGCCCTGGCCACGCTGGACGAGCGGGAGCAGCGGATCCTCACCCTGCGGTTCTACGGCAACCTGACCCAGTCGCAGATCGCCGATCAGATCGGCGTGTCCCAGATGCACGTGTCGCGGCTGCTGGCCAGGGCGCTGACCAAGCTGCGGGGTCAACTGCAGTCGACGTACTGA
- a CDS encoding 3-hydroxybutyryl-CoA dehydrogenase: MDGDPVTPADVDPGPAAPDHPSAHGDPGIDRVGVLGCGQMGVGIAEVAGRAGLDVVLVGSSEQSLAAGRARLADSLRRSVERAVYDAATAAAIHRRVLLTTDVGQLADRQLVVETTVEDEQRKRQAFTLLDEVVKDPTAIFATNTSSIPVGNLAAAVSRPEQVVGTHFFYPVPVMPLVELTAGLQTTTTTVRRTRHLLTQQLGKQVIDAPDRVGFVVNALLVPYLMASVRMAESGFARPAEIDDAMVGGCRHPMGPLRLVDLIGLDVLESVADALYAEFREPTYAPPPLLRRMVRAGRLGRKSGRGFYDYPA; the protein is encoded by the coding sequence GTGGACGGCGACCCGGTGACGCCGGCCGACGTCGACCCGGGCCCGGCAGCGCCCGACCATCCGTCAGCGCACGGCGACCCGGGGATCGACCGGGTCGGTGTGCTGGGCTGCGGACAGATGGGGGTCGGTATCGCCGAGGTGGCCGGCCGGGCCGGCCTCGACGTCGTCCTGGTGGGCTCGAGCGAGCAGTCCCTGGCCGCCGGCCGGGCCCGGCTCGCCGACTCACTGCGGCGCTCTGTCGAACGTGCGGTGTACGACGCCGCGACGGCCGCCGCGATCCACCGCCGGGTACTGCTGACCACCGACGTCGGTCAGTTGGCCGACCGGCAGCTCGTGGTGGAGACCACCGTCGAGGACGAGCAGCGCAAGCGGCAGGCGTTCACCCTGCTCGACGAGGTGGTGAAGGATCCGACGGCGATCTTCGCCACCAACACGTCGTCGATCCCGGTGGGCAACCTGGCTGCGGCGGTGAGCCGCCCCGAGCAGGTCGTGGGCACCCACTTCTTCTATCCGGTGCCGGTGATGCCACTGGTCGAGCTCACCGCCGGGCTGCAGACCACGACGACGACGGTACGCCGTACCCGGCATCTGCTCACCCAGCAGCTCGGCAAGCAGGTGATCGACGCACCGGACCGGGTCGGCTTCGTGGTGAACGCGTTACTGGTGCCGTACCTGATGGCGTCGGTCCGGATGGCCGAGTCCGGCTTTGCCCGGCCCGCCGAGATCGACGACGCGATGGTCGGCGGTTGCCGGCATCCGATGGGCCCGCTGCGACTGGTCGACCTGATCGGCCTGGACGTGCTCGAGTCCGTCGCGGACGCGCTCTACGCCGAGTTCCGCGAACCGACCTACGCCCCGCCGCCGCTGCTGCGCCGCATGGTCCGGGCCGGACGACTCGGCCGCAAGTCGGGCCGGGGCTTCTACGACTACCCGGCCTGA
- a CDS encoding transglutaminase family protein: MGDETAVTVGCELTYEVATATTITLQVTAHRQGPDARLTATTSAGEWVPEEVAGSWAAGGRHHLLAAPPGRTTVRYQATVTRPVPATPAPVSAWERVVALRPSRYCPSDQLGGFAAARFAGHADDADTVRAICSYVHDHTTYTAGASGPSTDATQTLLSGAGVCRDYAHLTVALCRAMDIPARVVAVYAPGLSPMDFHLVAEAAVDDRWYVWDATRLAPRSSLARIATGRDAADVAFATTVGGAVDLTGMSVLAVTEGELPVDDPEELVALH; the protein is encoded by the coding sequence ATGGGTGACGAGACGGCGGTGACGGTCGGCTGCGAGCTGACCTACGAGGTGGCGACGGCCACGACGATCACGCTGCAGGTGACGGCGCACCGACAGGGTCCTGATGCCCGGCTGACCGCTACGACCTCGGCCGGCGAGTGGGTCCCCGAGGAGGTGGCCGGCAGTTGGGCCGCCGGCGGCCGACACCACCTGCTGGCGGCACCACCTGGCCGGACCACCGTCCGGTACCAGGCGACGGTGACCCGACCGGTGCCGGCGACACCCGCCCCGGTGTCGGCGTGGGAGCGCGTGGTCGCGCTACGGCCGAGCCGCTACTGCCCGTCGGACCAGCTGGGCGGGTTCGCGGCGGCCCGCTTCGCCGGCCACGCCGACGACGCCGACACCGTGCGCGCCATCTGCAGCTACGTGCACGACCACACCACCTACACCGCAGGCGCCAGTGGGCCGAGCACGGACGCGACGCAGACCCTGCTCAGCGGTGCCGGCGTCTGCCGGGACTACGCCCATCTGACGGTCGCCCTCTGCCGGGCCATGGACATTCCCGCACGGGTGGTGGCGGTCTACGCCCCCGGCCTGTCACCGATGGACTTCCACCTGGTGGCCGAGGCCGCGGTCGACGACCGCTGGTACGTGTGGGACGCGACGCGGCTGGCCCCCCGGAGCAGCCTGGCGCGGATCGCGACAGGTCGGGACGCGGCGGACGTGGCGTTCGCGACCACCGTCGGCGGGGCGGTCGACCTGACGGGCATGTCGGTACTGGCGGTGACCGAGGGCGAACTACCCGTCGACGATCCCGAGGAGTTGGTGGCGCTTCATTGA
- a CDS encoding beta-ketoacyl-ACP synthase 3, with the protein MRTPSVAILGTGSYLPKDEVDNDEVAARVGVDPGWIDTRTQIRTRRYAAPHEATSDLAASAAEQALRHAGTDPDEIDYLILSTSTPDAPLPSTACVVQDLIGARNAAAFDINIACSGFVYALALADALLARRPGTRALVVAADIYSRVLDFQDRRTAVLLGDGAGAAVLGVVGDGGLYGFKLVADGAARDLIWIDAGGSRRPASARTVADGSHYLRMHGRQVSEFVVDRVPATIAALLAEARLPAAQVDHFVPHQANGVLVAELSGRCGLTAATTHRTVERYGNIGSASVPVTLDVANRAGLLHDGQTVVLAGFGAGMSVGAALLRWTATR; encoded by the coding sequence GTGAGAACACCATCCGTGGCCATTCTGGGCACCGGCTCGTACCTGCCGAAGGACGAGGTGGACAACGACGAGGTCGCGGCCCGTGTCGGGGTCGACCCCGGCTGGATCGACACCCGTACGCAGATCCGGACCCGCCGCTACGCCGCGCCGCACGAGGCCACCTCGGACCTGGCCGCGTCCGCCGCCGAGCAGGCCCTGCGCCATGCCGGCACCGATCCCGACGAGATCGACTACCTGATCCTGTCCACCTCGACGCCGGATGCTCCGCTGCCGTCGACGGCCTGCGTCGTGCAGGATCTGATCGGCGCCCGCAACGCGGCCGCGTTCGACATCAACATCGCCTGCAGCGGCTTCGTCTACGCCCTGGCACTGGCCGACGCGCTGCTCGCCCGTCGACCGGGCACCCGGGCCCTGGTGGTCGCGGCGGACATCTACTCGCGGGTTCTCGACTTTCAGGACCGGCGTACGGCGGTCCTGCTCGGCGACGGTGCCGGCGCGGCCGTCCTGGGCGTCGTCGGCGACGGCGGCCTGTACGGGTTCAAGCTGGTGGCCGACGGCGCGGCCCGGGACCTGATCTGGATCGACGCCGGCGGAAGCCGCCGGCCCGCCTCCGCGCGGACGGTCGCCGACGGGTCCCACTACCTGCGGATGCACGGCCGTCAGGTGAGCGAGTTCGTCGTCGACCGGGTGCCCGCGACGATTGCCGCGCTGCTCGCCGAGGCGCGGTTGCCCGCCGCGCAGGTCGACCACTTCGTGCCGCACCAGGCCAACGGTGTCCTGGTGGCTGAGCTGTCCGGGCGCTGCGGGCTCACCGCCGCCACCACCCACCGCACCGTCGAACGGTACGGCAACATCGGCAGCGCCTCGGTGCCGGTGACCCTGGACGTGGCGAATCGGGCGGGCCTGCTGCACGACGGGCAGACGGTGGTGCTCGCCGGTTTCGGCGCCGGCATGTCGGTCGGCGCCGCGCTGCTGCGGTGGACGGCGACCCGGTGA
- a CDS encoding YbaK/EbsC family protein gives MSEQGRVDPRQWGVTGEVRVLPVAVPTAADAARELGCAVGAIVNSLVFAADGAPVLVLASGAHRVDTTLVAAQLGAAKVRRASPELVHAATGQRVGGVAPLGHPRPLPTLVDQHLADYPQVWAGGGDEYTMFATTYPQLLALTGGQPLRG, from the coding sequence GTGAGTGAGCAGGGAAGGGTCGATCCTCGCCAGTGGGGGGTGACCGGTGAGGTCCGGGTGCTGCCGGTGGCGGTGCCGACGGCGGCGGACGCCGCGCGGGAGCTGGGCTGCGCGGTCGGTGCGATCGTCAACAGCCTCGTCTTCGCGGCCGACGGCGCGCCGGTGCTGGTGCTCGCCAGCGGCGCGCACCGGGTGGACACCACGCTGGTCGCCGCGCAGCTGGGTGCCGCGAAGGTCCGCCGGGCCAGCCCGGAGCTGGTGCACGCCGCGACCGGCCAGCGCGTCGGCGGAGTCGCGCCACTGGGCCATCCACGCCCGTTGCCGACCCTGGTGGACCAGCATCTGGCCGACTACCCGCAGGTGTGGGCCGGCGGCGGGGACGAGTACACGATGTTCGCCACGACCTACCCGCAGCTGCTGGCGCTGACCGGCGGCCAGCCGCTGCGCGGGTGA
- a CDS encoding helix-turn-helix transcriptional regulator, with translation MTEWKAWRDEIPVCSDSEHDHDAAADSTARQRTGETFLRALGSFFTSRRIRRDPSAVGLPADIRRRTPGLRREEVAVLAGVSPTWYTRLEQGRNPAPSTERLQRVAEVLGLTDQERRYLFELRRVAQEPPVRRGARVALREALSMVADMSHRYPAYVCNEYGDVLAWNPATTQWYTDFGRQPEYRRNIVWWMFTDRQARDRLANWPDEARSIVAHLRRSSVNWLGESRPSQLVHDLRISSPSFRRIWDAHPVCDHQPWIRHFRRPDGSGTVGLRLLVLHDATSSALSLFLHLPAGSRPTTPDRRPASDGGRAGYRGGAAGLATGQPSTARALVLIGVPEATLTRSDRDGYRAA, from the coding sequence ATGACAGAGTGGAAAGCCTGGCGTGACGAGATCCCGGTGTGCTCCGACTCGGAGCACGACCACGACGCTGCCGCCGACAGCACGGCGCGCCAGCGCACCGGCGAGACGTTCCTTCGGGCCCTCGGCTCCTTCTTCACCTCGCGACGAATCCGCCGCGACCCTTCCGCCGTCGGCCTGCCCGCCGACATCCGGCGGCGCACCCCCGGGCTGCGCCGCGAAGAGGTGGCGGTGCTGGCCGGCGTCAGCCCGACCTGGTACACACGGCTGGAACAGGGCCGCAACCCGGCACCCTCCACGGAACGGCTGCAACGGGTCGCCGAGGTGCTGGGCCTGACCGATCAGGAACGTCGCTACCTGTTCGAGTTGCGCCGGGTCGCCCAGGAGCCACCGGTACGGCGCGGCGCCCGGGTGGCGTTACGCGAGGCGCTGAGCATGGTGGCGGACATGTCGCACCGCTACCCCGCCTACGTCTGCAACGAGTACGGCGACGTGCTGGCCTGGAACCCGGCCACCACGCAGTGGTACACCGACTTCGGCCGGCAACCGGAGTACCGGCGCAACATCGTGTGGTGGATGTTCACCGACCGGCAGGCCCGCGACCGGCTGGCGAACTGGCCGGACGAGGCACGGTCGATCGTGGCGCACCTGCGCCGGTCGTCGGTCAACTGGCTCGGTGAGTCCCGACCGAGCCAGCTGGTCCATGACCTTCGGATCAGCAGCCCCAGCTTCCGCCGGATCTGGGACGCCCACCCCGTCTGCGACCACCAGCCGTGGATCCGGCACTTCCGACGGCCGGACGGCTCCGGCACGGTGGGCCTGCGTCTGCTGGTGCTCCACGACGCCACCTCGTCGGCGCTGAGCCTGTTCCTGCATCTGCCGGCCGGCAGCCGGCCCACCACGCCGGACCGGCGACCCGCCTCCGACGGGGGCCGGGCAGGCTACCGCGGCGGCGCCGCAGGGCTGGCGACCGGCCAGCCGAGCACCGCGCGGGCGCTGGTCCTCATCGGCGTCCCGGAGGCCACCTTGACCCGGTCCGACCGGGACGGCTACCGGGCCGCCTGA